One Candidatus Peregrinibacteria bacterium DNA segment encodes these proteins:
- the dnaG gene encoding DNA primase yields MLDPVQEIKSKLSVEDVVAPYVQLKRSGKYLKACCPFHQEKTPSFYVSPEKQLAYCFSCQKGGDIFQFIQDIEGVDFRGALEILAEKAHVDLPKFSGSTPKISKDDKERLKAAHEDANNFFVQKLFEKGDAEKVLVYLQGRGMHEATIKTFEVGFAPDGKDLLYRTLLEKKHEKNDLLRSTLVLARDAQASEVIDRFRLRLMFPIHDVQGDTIAFGGRALKKGDNPKYLNSAEHELYHKGSVLYNLNRAKPFVKDEDLAVFVEGYFDVMASWQAGVNNVVATSGTALTEEQFKLVKRFTKRVALAFDSDGAGQDALLRAVLTAQPLGLEIHVVQIPEGKDAADAVKQDPQLWVDAVSARVPYLDFYFEKYQKQFDLGGPLGKKAFSDAFLELLRGVEHPVERDHYLKRLSKEVGTPVEMLYDYLKQMKVNPRRSHAKTEEVLGSKLSHKERLVTYFLGLLLTYPDLFFELWKGLDGFETFVKNAEQQDLIKPYYRLEEGHYLDFRQDFSAQLAKLSTEVPASSIYKQIEDHYNRAGTVDETFWSGLEQVEKLRAIAFEAEVKNPTSEGAREEFVKVLTLLYFETL; encoded by the coding sequence ATGCTCGATCCGGTTCAAGAAATCAAATCCAAACTTTCGGTGGAGGACGTTGTGGCGCCCTATGTGCAACTCAAACGCAGCGGCAAATATTTGAAGGCGTGCTGCCCTTTTCATCAGGAAAAAACGCCGAGTTTTTACGTCAGCCCCGAAAAGCAGTTGGCTTATTGTTTTTCCTGCCAAAAGGGCGGGGACATCTTTCAATTCATTCAAGACATTGAGGGTGTGGATTTTCGAGGAGCCCTCGAAATTTTAGCAGAGAAAGCACATGTGGATTTGCCGAAATTTTCAGGATCTACACCTAAAATTTCGAAAGATGATAAAGAGCGACTCAAGGCGGCTCACGAGGATGCGAATAATTTTTTTGTTCAAAAATTGTTCGAAAAAGGAGATGCCGAAAAAGTGCTCGTTTACCTCCAGGGGCGCGGTATGCACGAGGCCACGATTAAAACTTTTGAAGTGGGTTTTGCGCCGGATGGAAAAGACCTTTTGTACCGAACCTTGCTGGAAAAAAAACATGAAAAAAACGATCTTTTGCGCAGCACACTGGTGCTTGCTCGCGATGCCCAAGCCAGTGAAGTGATCGATCGATTCCGTTTGCGGCTGATGTTCCCCATCCACGATGTGCAAGGGGACACAATTGCCTTTGGTGGACGCGCTCTTAAGAAGGGCGACAACCCTAAATATTTGAATTCTGCGGAACACGAGCTCTATCACAAGGGCAGCGTGCTTTACAATTTGAATCGAGCGAAACCCTTTGTGAAGGACGAGGATTTGGCGGTTTTTGTGGAAGGTTACTTTGATGTGATGGCCTCCTGGCAGGCGGGCGTCAACAATGTGGTGGCAACTTCGGGTACGGCGCTTACGGAGGAGCAATTCAAGTTGGTGAAACGTTTTACTAAACGAGTGGCTTTGGCCTTTGATTCGGATGGGGCGGGGCAAGATGCACTTTTACGCGCGGTGCTCACTGCTCAACCGCTGGGGCTTGAGATTCATGTGGTGCAAATTCCAGAAGGGAAAGACGCTGCGGATGCCGTGAAACAAGATCCACAATTGTGGGTGGATGCGGTTTCGGCACGAGTGCCGTATTTGGATTTTTATTTTGAAAAATATCAAAAGCAATTCGACCTTGGTGGGCCGCTGGGGAAGAAGGCTTTTTCGGATGCTTTTTTAGAACTGCTTCGGGGTGTGGAGCATCCGGTGGAGCGAGACCATTATTTGAAGCGACTTTCTAAGGAAGTGGGTACGCCGGTGGAGATGCTTTATGATTATTTGAAGCAGATGAAGGTGAATCCTCGTCGAAGTCATGCAAAGACGGAAGAAGTTCTTGGCAGCAAACTTTCGCACAAAGAACGCTTGGTCACTTATTTTTTGGGCTTGCTCCTTACATATCCAGACCTTTTCTTTGAGTTATGGAAAGGCCTTGATGGTTTTGAAACTTTTGTAAAAAATGCTGAGCAACAAGACCTCATCAAACCTTATTACCGCCTTGAAGAAGGCCATTATTTGGACTTCCGCCAAGACTTTTCGGCTCAACTTGCCAAACTCAGCACGGAAGTGCCTGCAAGTTCCATTTACAAACAGATTGAAGATCACTATAATCGTGCGGGCACGGTGGACGAGACGTTTTGGAGTGGTCTGGAACAGGTTGAAAAACTTCGCGCAATCGCCTTTGAAGCCGAGGTGAAAAACCCCACGAGCGAAGGCGCTCGAGAAGAGTTCGTCAAAGTCCTCACGCTGCTTTACTTCGAAACCCTCTAA
- the rpoD gene encoding RNA polymerase sigma factor RpoD, with translation MARTKKFIAHFSEENLAKYPQEVRDLVDKGRQRGFVTQQELMHALPNLEEDIEFADEVYTLLMELGIELIDRKDEMIWGKKEEKGVEEGPSDEDLLDDDLLELADVEAGPEDEFAEGATDGEDELEEDKAAKKKKKDDDDDAAAAAAAAQKKKDKAKKTVDLSEIANDSIRMYLCEIGKVDLLTAKEEADLARKIAKGDQSAKAKLAEANLRLVVSIAKKYIGRGLSFLDLIQEGNIGLFRAVEKFDPNRGFKFSTYATWWIRQAITRAIADQARTIRIPVHMVETINKLTHTQRRLVQELGREPLIEELAAEMDMDEKKVRHILKISQDIVSLEAPVGAEEDSKLGDFIEDDDALSPSEQTNRQLIKENIHEMLQYLSPRERKIIEMRFGLKDGIGHTLEEVGNEFGVTRERIRQLEAKVLHKLREHPKSIKIRSYF, from the coding sequence ATGGCCCGAACGAAGAAGTTCATCGCTCACTTCTCTGAAGAGAACTTGGCTAAATATCCTCAAGAAGTGCGGGATTTAGTCGATAAGGGTCGTCAACGCGGTTTCGTCACTCAACAAGAACTCATGCATGCCCTTCCCAACTTGGAAGAGGACATTGAATTTGCCGATGAAGTTTATACGCTTCTCATGGAGCTTGGCATTGAACTCATCGATCGAAAAGATGAGATGATCTGGGGAAAGAAAGAAGAAAAAGGAGTGGAGGAGGGTCCTTCGGATGAAGATTTGCTGGACGATGATCTTTTGGAACTTGCGGATGTGGAAGCGGGGCCGGAAGATGAATTTGCTGAAGGGGCAACAGATGGGGAAGATGAACTTGAAGAAGACAAAGCCGCCAAAAAGAAAAAAAAGGACGATGACGACGATGCAGCCGCAGCAGCGGCTGCGGCTCAAAAAAAGAAGGACAAGGCAAAAAAGACCGTCGATCTTTCGGAAATTGCAAACGATTCCATTCGCATGTATTTGTGTGAAATTGGGAAAGTGGATTTGCTCACGGCAAAAGAAGAGGCGGATCTCGCACGCAAGATTGCGAAGGGCGATCAATCGGCTAAGGCCAAACTCGCCGAGGCGAACCTTCGTCTCGTGGTTTCGATTGCCAAGAAATACATTGGACGCGGGCTCAGCTTTTTGGACCTCATTCAAGAAGGAAACATTGGTCTTTTCCGTGCGGTAGAAAAATTCGATCCAAACCGAGGATTCAAATTCTCAACCTATGCCACTTGGTGGATTCGTCAAGCCATCACCCGTGCCATTGCGGATCAGGCTCGCACCATCCGTATTCCGGTGCACATGGTGGAGACCATCAACAAACTCACTCACACCCAGCGCCGCTTGGTGCAGGAACTTGGGCGTGAGCCGCTGATTGAAGAACTTGCGGCTGAAATGGATATGGATGAGAAGAAGGTGCGCCATATTCTTAAAATTTCTCAAGATATTGTTTCTCTCGAAGCCCCGGTGGGCGCCGAGGAAGACAGCAAGCTGGGAGACTTTATTGAAGACGACGATGCACTCAGTCCTTCCGAGCAAACGAATCGCCAGCTCATCAAAGAGAATATCCATGAGATGCTGCAATATTTGTCGCCTCGTGAACGCAAAATCATTGAGATGCGCTTTGGGCTCAAGGATGGTATTGGGCACACGCTCGAAGAAGTGGGCAATGAATTTGGCGTGACTCGTGAACGTATCCGTCAGCTTGAAGCCAAGGTGCTTCACAAATTGCGCGAACATCCCAAGAGCATTAAGATTCGTTCATACTTCTGA
- a CDS encoding prolipoprotein diacylglyceryl transferase, which yields MIPILYESGFISIQTLWVFAAIAVLISSYLAIERLKRARVNFTLLIEHSTFILIWSLLVSRTLFFITNHDIYRPAFDLRTFFSFFSIWDQGLSFWGAIFGGGIVLFLRLRKSEESLSRWADALMVPLLVGLGIGALGAFLGGYAYGTPTELPWGVLYESFNVKYTVPIHPVQLYECLAIGLILVGKRGLQKKTSWFQKDGNSALYFAGSYSFICFFLEFLRGDDTLQLLGIRLTQIAFFFLTLLFAFFIWKRLKHPHHGSPKTL from the coding sequence ATGATTCCTATTCTGTACGAATCCGGTTTTATTTCCATCCAAACCCTCTGGGTCTTCGCGGCCATCGCGGTACTCATCTCCAGTTATCTAGCTATTGAGCGACTCAAAAGAGCTCGTGTCAATTTCACTTTGCTCATTGAGCACAGCACCTTCATTTTAATTTGGAGCCTCCTTGTATCCCGCACCTTGTTTTTCATCACGAACCACGATATCTATCGCCCCGCTTTCGACCTCAGAACTTTTTTCAGTTTCTTCTCCATTTGGGACCAAGGCCTTTCTTTTTGGGGCGCCATTTTTGGAGGAGGAATCGTGCTTTTCCTTCGGCTGAGAAAATCCGAAGAAAGCCTTTCTCGTTGGGCCGACGCCCTCATGGTGCCTTTGCTAGTGGGCCTTGGCATCGGAGCTCTGGGCGCCTTTTTAGGGGGATACGCCTACGGCACACCCACCGAACTTCCCTGGGGAGTGCTCTATGAAAGTTTCAATGTGAAATACACCGTGCCCATTCATCCGGTGCAACTCTATGAATGCTTGGCCATAGGATTGATTTTAGTCGGGAAACGCGGCTTGCAAAAAAAGACCTCTTGGTTCCAAAAAGACGGAAACTCCGCCCTCTACTTTGCAGGCAGCTACAGCTTCATCTGCTTTTTTCTTGAATTCCTAAGAGGAGATGATACACTCCAGCTCTTGGGTATTCGCCTCACTCAAATTGCTTTTTTCTTTTTAACCCTGCTCTTCGCTTTCTTCATTTGGAAGCGCCTTAAACACCCTCACCATGGATCTCCTAAAACTCTTTAG
- the greA gene encoding transcription elongation factor GreA, translated as MATAKPPKSPSCSNDEALVVTKEGLKALQDELELLSTTRRRQVAERLKEAISYGDLSENSEYEEAKNEQAFMEGRILELEEMIKSAKVVDTTSHSKQVVEIGTKVKIKDLKKKTEFDLILVGSTEADPFNGRISNEAPLGMALIGAKVGDVVTVSMKDGKTDYEVLKLA; from the coding sequence ATGGCAACCGCAAAACCACCAAAAAGCCCAAGCTGCTCAAATGATGAAGCCTTGGTTGTGACCAAAGAAGGCCTCAAGGCTCTTCAAGATGAACTCGAACTTTTAAGCACCACTCGTCGTCGCCAAGTGGCTGAACGTCTCAAGGAGGCCATCAGTTATGGAGACCTCTCTGAAAACTCCGAATATGAAGAAGCTAAGAACGAGCAAGCTTTTATGGAGGGACGTATCCTTGAACTCGAAGAAATGATCAAGAGTGCCAAGGTGGTGGACACCACGTCTCACTCCAAGCAAGTGGTGGAAATTGGAACCAAAGTTAAAATCAAGGATCTAAAGAAAAAGACCGAGTTTGATTTGATTTTGGTAGGTTCCACAGAGGCTGATCCCTTCAATGGTCGCATTTCTAACGAAGCGCCTTTGGGGATGGCCCTCATTGGAGCTAAAGTGGGCGATGTGGTGACGGTGAGTATGAAGGATGGAAAAACCGATTATGAGGTTTTGAAATTGGCCTAG
- a CDS encoding undecaprenyl/decaprenyl-phosphate alpha-N-acetylglucosaminyl 1-phosphate transferase, giving the protein MPFLSCLALFSTAFVSTFGLSFLAHRFFPRWGLMDRPERYGHDRAPIPYPGGVAVVLGILFTVLHFLPLSPSVLAVLLATLLLAITCFWDDRRGLSPYLRFAIQIVAALLLVLGGLGVSSITNPFGPEPLLLDVWEFPVTLGQLTFTFTILADLLTVAWVVAMVNAFNWIDGVPGMASGVSSVASFVLLVLSMRPGFHSVDQTLAVAFSAILFGASLAFLYWDFPKPKMLLGDTGSMVLGFLLAVTAFISGGKIATTFLVLSFPFFDFVWVLLRRLFKGQSPFKGDLWHLHHRLQKAGYSDRGIVLFYTLSSALFGSLALLLHTEGKLLALILVLGFMLLLMLLLYSKKPAS; this is encoded by the coding sequence ATGCCTTTTCTTTCTTGTTTGGCTTTGTTCTCAACGGCTTTCGTCAGTACTTTTGGGCTTTCTTTTTTAGCGCATCGTTTTTTCCCTCGCTGGGGGCTGATGGATAGGCCGGAGCGTTACGGTCATGATCGTGCTCCTATTCCTTACCCTGGGGGAGTGGCGGTGGTGCTGGGTATTTTGTTCACCGTTTTGCATTTTTTGCCTTTGAGCCCCTCTGTTTTAGCGGTGCTTTTGGCCACGCTTCTTTTGGCCATCACTTGTTTTTGGGATGATCGCCGTGGACTTTCCCCTTACCTTCGTTTTGCCATTCAAATCGTGGCTGCGCTTTTGCTGGTCTTGGGAGGCCTTGGAGTGAGCTCCATCACCAATCCTTTTGGTCCCGAACCCCTTCTTTTGGATGTGTGGGAGTTCCCCGTAACCTTGGGGCAACTCACGTTTACGTTTACGATTTTAGCCGACTTGTTGACGGTGGCGTGGGTGGTGGCCATGGTCAATGCCTTCAATTGGATCGATGGAGTGCCCGGCATGGCCAGCGGCGTTTCTTCGGTGGCGTCTTTTGTGCTTTTGGTTTTGAGCATGAGGCCGGGTTTTCATTCCGTGGATCAAACCTTGGCGGTGGCCTTTTCGGCCATCTTGTTTGGAGCGAGTTTGGCTTTTTTGTATTGGGATTTTCCTAAACCCAAAATGTTGCTGGGAGACACCGGCTCTATGGTGCTCGGTTTTTTGCTGGCCGTGACGGCTTTCATTTCTGGAGGAAAAATAGCCACCACTTTTTTGGTTTTGAGTTTTCCTTTCTTTGATTTTGTTTGGGTTTTGTTGCGTCGCCTTTTCAAGGGCCAATCGCCGTTTAAGGGGGATCTTTGGCATTTGCATCATCGTTTGCAAAAAGCGGGTTATTCCGATCGGGGCATTGTTCTCTTTTACACCCTCAGCTCTGCGCTTTTCGGTTCGCTGGCTCTGTTGCTGCACACGGAAGGCAAGTTGCTGGCGTTGATCTTGGTGCTGGGTTTCATGCTTTTATTGATGCTTTTGCTTTACTCCAAAAAACCAGCGAGTTAG
- a CDS encoding S-layer homology domain-containing protein, producing MSKSKKIVFALFGLVVLGGLAFAASQSTWLKGTFGQNPGGGTAGSGGLGTDQTSEGGTETDEEEVPTDTGSGGSGTLPVNPNFGGGGLFPPSGTGSNDTPVYIYLSVESQNGDFIEGLSENQFSSDEEFLSFEEENSYYRIEVAEEGNYEVTVQEAGYITRSGTFSAEEEDDTISVEALELPYGHVITVVSNTGSSISGASVKISASRSSLTPCVNYETNKYGCTLAPSSTTRAQYTVSKSGYSSASGTFSRYYTRTSLTSVTATVTLTPVVATPDEEEADEEGDSDTPSQETDPSNEDEDTDSTGTESTPYSCADLELLPNGYQLSANENEKEVALRVTLEFNRPSGSPIKWNDTLILSSSGGQSFESSTGTTGNPLRVDLSTTTGDDVSMDFLVTVGNGDIINAYLSRERSACNDRLVVTQASTDNEGNDDDDDNDDDDSDSANINVGSGGSSSSSRDTILSSEDYTCTDSFTDTENIWAEEIICRMYRAGIVEGRFPPYLFVPNDGIKNSEAIKMIVGLLQEEEEEDAYGLSEGFTDVKNNDWFSPWVKLAEEADIIRTRDFGGYFFPEERITRCQLALNIVRALERTSYNYEMDFSDMDGDEYCAYAVDILSEMEVDVPYDDDNDEVPVIEGYSDGTFRPYRTVSRDEALAMIYRAYLAELAE from the coding sequence ATGTCCAAATCCAAAAAAATAGTCTTCGCTTTATTCGGCCTCGTGGTTTTAGGAGGTCTTGCCTTCGCTGCAAGTCAAAGCACTTGGCTTAAGGGAACTTTTGGACAAAATCCAGGAGGGGGTACCGCGGGATCAGGAGGTCTAGGTACAGATCAAACTTCTGAAGGCGGGACAGAAACCGACGAAGAAGAGGTGCCCACCGACACCGGCTCAGGGGGGAGCGGCACTCTACCCGTGAATCCAAACTTTGGCGGAGGTGGCTTATTTCCACCCAGTGGAACGGGCTCAAACGATACACCCGTCTATATCTACCTGAGTGTAGAAAGTCAAAATGGAGATTTTATAGAAGGGTTGAGTGAAAATCAGTTCAGCAGCGACGAAGAATTTTTAAGTTTTGAAGAAGAAAACAGCTATTACCGAATTGAAGTCGCCGAAGAAGGCAATTACGAAGTGACCGTTCAAGAAGCGGGTTACATCACTCGCAGCGGAACCTTCAGTGCTGAAGAGGAAGACGACACCATATCTGTTGAGGCCTTGGAATTGCCCTATGGTCACGTGATCACGGTAGTGAGCAACACAGGCAGCAGTATTTCAGGGGCAAGTGTCAAAATAAGTGCCTCTCGTTCCAGTTTAACTCCCTGCGTGAATTACGAAACCAACAAATACGGATGCACCCTTGCTCCTTCCTCTACCACTCGAGCCCAATACACCGTCAGCAAAAGCGGTTACAGCTCCGCTTCTGGAACGTTCAGCCGTTATTACACCCGCACCAGCCTGACTTCCGTAACCGCCACTGTCACTCTAACGCCAGTAGTAGCCACGCCCGATGAAGAGGAAGCAGATGAGGAAGGAGACAGCGACACCCCTTCTCAGGAAACCGATCCCAGTAATGAAGATGAAGACACCGACTCGACTGGAACCGAATCCACTCCCTACTCTTGTGCAGATCTCGAACTGCTGCCCAATGGCTACCAGTTGAGTGCCAATGAAAATGAAAAAGAAGTCGCCCTTCGCGTCACCTTGGAGTTCAACAGGCCCAGTGGCTCCCCAATCAAATGGAATGATACTCTTATCTTAAGTTCCAGTGGAGGCCAAAGCTTTGAAAGCAGCACAGGCACCACCGGAAACCCTCTTCGTGTGGACCTTTCCACCACCACGGGTGACGACGTGAGCATGGACTTTTTGGTCACCGTAGGAAATGGCGACATCATCAACGCTTACCTCTCCCGCGAAAGAAGTGCCTGTAACGATCGTCTCGTGGTGACTCAAGCCAGCACAGACAATGAAGGAAACGACGACGATGATGACAATGATGATGACGATTCAGACTCCGCCAACATCAACGTCGGATCTGGAGGCTCTTCTTCCAGCTCTCGTGATACCATCCTTTCCAGCGAAGACTACACCTGCACCGACAGCTTCACCGACACCGAAAACATCTGGGCCGAAGAAATCATTTGCCGTATGTACCGAGCCGGCATTGTGGAAGGACGCTTTCCTCCTTATCTTTTCGTGCCCAACGACGGCATTAAAAATTCCGAAGCCATCAAAATGATCGTAGGTTTGCTGCAAGAAGAAGAGGAAGAAGATGCCTATGGACTCAGTGAAGGATTTACAGACGTCAAAAACAACGACTGGTTTTCACCCTGGGTGAAACTGGCAGAAGAAGCAGACATCATTCGTACCCGAGACTTCGGAGGCTATTTCTTTCCTGAAGAAAGAATCACTCGTTGCCAATTGGCCCTGAACATTGTGCGTGCCCTTGAAAGAACAAGTTACAATTACGAAATGGATTTCAGCGACATGGACGGAGACGAATACTGCGCTTACGCCGTGGACATTTTGAGCGAAATGGAAGTGGACGTGCCTTACGATGATGACAACGATGAAGTACCCGTCATTGAAGGTTATTCCGACGGAACCTTTCGCCCCTACCGAACGGTCAGCCGCGACGAAGCCCTGGCCATGATCTACCGCGCCTACCTCGCGGAACTCGCGGAGTAA
- a CDS encoding CTP synthase, translated as MPTKYIFVTGGVCSSLGKGIATASIGALLKSAGFKVFTMKLDPYLNVDPGTMSPFQHGEVFVTDDGAETDLDLGHYERFIDENLSVLSSVTTGKIYTEVLQKERRGDYLGGTIQIIPHITEAIKGRIKEAAKQSGAKIVMVEIGGTVGDIEGLPYLEAIRQLRHELGKENTLFVHLTLLPYLKASKELKTKPTQASVRELRSIGLQPDIILARADKNIPSELLKKISLFCDVEAKCVIPAVTAKSIYEVPLNFNEYQITELVAEKLHLGNVSPMLEDWQTLVSKILAKREPVAIALVGKYTDLDDAYLSVIESLKIACYHQDLELDLHWIDAEKLQEQDEETWNELRSAQGILVPGGFGIRGTEGKILAAKYARENKIPYLGLCLGLQIMTIEYARTKLKNPALTSEEFDESQELDPGEYVIHFLPNQHRNKEKGGSMRLGAFPCMLKEGTLAHKLYGRDMVMERHRHRYEINNDFVKKLKDSDWTPSGIFEEGNLVEMAELKNHPFMIGTQSHPEFLSRPHRPHPLFAGFIEAAKELKAIPTPNGSISVHSS; from the coding sequence ATGCCGACCAAGTACATCTTTGTCACGGGTGGAGTTTGTTCGAGTTTGGGCAAGGGAATTGCCACAGCTTCCATCGGTGCTCTCTTGAAATCGGCGGGGTTTAAAGTCTTCACCATGAAGCTCGACCCCTATTTGAACGTGGATCCTGGAACCATGAGTCCTTTCCAACATGGAGAGGTCTTTGTGACCGACGACGGCGCCGAAACAGACTTAGACCTAGGTCACTACGAACGCTTCATCGATGAAAATCTCAGCGTGCTTTCTTCTGTTACAACAGGAAAAATCTACACCGAAGTGCTACAAAAGGAACGCCGTGGAGACTATTTGGGCGGAACCATTCAAATCATTCCCCACATCACCGAAGCCATCAAAGGGCGCATCAAAGAAGCGGCCAAACAAAGCGGAGCGAAAATTGTGATGGTGGAAATTGGAGGAACTGTCGGAGACATCGAGGGCTTGCCTTACTTGGAAGCCATTCGTCAACTGCGTCACGAGCTTGGGAAGGAGAACACATTATTTGTTCATCTCACCCTGCTCCCTTACTTAAAAGCATCGAAAGAGCTCAAAACCAAACCCACTCAAGCTTCGGTGCGCGAACTGCGCTCCATCGGTTTACAACCCGACATCATCCTGGCTCGCGCCGACAAAAACATCCCTTCTGAACTGCTCAAAAAGATTTCGCTTTTCTGCGATGTGGAAGCCAAATGCGTGATTCCTGCCGTGACCGCCAAATCCATTTATGAAGTGCCTTTGAACTTCAACGAATATCAAATCACTGAACTGGTCGCTGAAAAATTGCATCTCGGCAACGTGAGCCCCATGCTCGAAGACTGGCAAACCCTCGTCTCCAAAATTTTGGCAAAACGCGAACCTGTGGCCATCGCCCTCGTGGGCAAATACACCGACCTCGACGACGCTTATCTTTCTGTGATCGAATCGCTCAAAATTGCCTGCTACCACCAAGATCTAGAGCTGGATCTGCATTGGATCGACGCTGAAAAATTACAAGAGCAAGACGAAGAAACCTGGAACGAACTGCGCTCCGCTCAAGGCATCTTGGTACCCGGAGGTTTTGGCATCCGTGGAACCGAAGGCAAAATTCTCGCCGCGAAGTACGCCCGTGAAAACAAAATCCCTTACCTGGGACTCTGCCTGGGCTTACAAATCATGACCATTGAATACGCCCGCACAAAACTCAAAAACCCTGCTCTCACTTCCGAGGAATTCGATGAATCACAAGAGCTTGATCCTGGCGAATATGTGATCCACTTTCTGCCCAACCAACACCGCAATAAAGAAAAAGGCGGCAGCATGCGCCTCGGGGCCTTCCCTTGCATGCTCAAAGAAGGCACGCTCGCTCACAAATTGTACGGCCGAGACATGGTCATGGAACGCCATCGCCACCGTTACGAAATCAACAACGACTTTGTAAAAAAACTGAAAGACAGCGACTGGACCCCTTCCGGAATTTTTGAAGAAGGCAACTTGGTTGAAATGGCCGAACTCAAAAACCACCCTTTCATGATCGGGACTCAATCTCATCCTGAATTTTTATCTCGCCCTCATCGGCCTCACCCGCTCTTTGCCGGATTCATTGAAGCCGCCAAGGAATTAAAAGCCATCCCCACGCCCAATGGCTCAATTTCAGTACACAGCAGTTAA
- the truB gene encoding tRNA pseudouridine(55) synthase TruB — protein MSDFPFPFRESHVPGFYLVDKPTAWTSHDVVAKLRGLLKEKKIGHLGTLDPLATGLLVVAVGRGATQQISQYMKADKEYEVEAELGKISDTYDSEGQVKETGFDLGQLNKKTVQEVLASFWGKTLQMPPAFSAKKIQGKKAYELARAGKPVELKAVEVEMQGEDLELHLPRLTFKVRVSSGTYVRSLVHDLGQKLGCGAILTGLRRTRVGEFKL, from the coding sequence ATGAGTGATTTTCCTTTCCCCTTTCGTGAATCCCATGTGCCAGGTTTTTATTTGGTGGATAAGCCCACGGCTTGGACCAGCCACGACGTGGTGGCCAAACTGCGCGGCCTTTTGAAGGAGAAAAAAATTGGACATTTGGGCACCTTGGATCCTTTGGCAACGGGACTTTTGGTGGTGGCGGTGGGGCGAGGAGCCACCCAGCAAATTTCGCAGTACATGAAGGCAGATAAAGAATATGAAGTGGAAGCGGAGTTGGGCAAAATTTCGGACACTTACGATTCTGAGGGGCAGGTGAAAGAAACAGGATTTGACTTAGGTCAATTGAACAAAAAAACTGTTCAAGAAGTGCTGGCTTCTTTTTGGGGCAAAACTTTGCAAATGCCCCCTGCTTTTTCCGCTAAAAAAATTCAGGGTAAAAAGGCTTATGAGCTGGCTCGTGCTGGCAAACCTGTGGAGTTGAAAGCGGTGGAAGTGGAAATGCAAGGTGAGGACTTGGAATTGCACTTGCCGCGCCTCACTTTTAAAGTTCGGGTTTCCAGTGGCACTTATGTTCGGTCCTTGGTGCACGATTTGGGGCAAAAATTGGGCTGTGGAGCCATTTTAACGGGTCTTCGACGCACTCGCGTTGGTGAATTTAAGCTTTGA
- a CDS encoding S-layer homology domain-containing protein produces MKKLLALILSLTLSAPLSLAESSALDCSHPFADLTDHWGENSICELYELGVVSGYSEKTFSPNTEMTRAEFVKILVESLGYHVYAVQSAAFTDLHPQDWYYAVVSFARSKGFISGYSDGSFHPNAPITRAEAVELLMNASGHSSADTTNLNHQFYDVTAEDWFAPALALALENDIVQGYGDGSFRPNNPISRAEACEILVNALTTVLN; encoded by the coding sequence ATGAAAAAACTCCTCGCCCTTATCTTAAGCCTCACCTTATCGGCTCCTTTATCCCTGGCAGAGAGCAGTGCCTTGGACTGCAGCCATCCCTTTGCCGACCTCACCGACCATTGGGGTGAGAATTCCATCTGCGAGCTCTATGAACTGGGAGTGGTGAGCGGCTACTCCGAAAAAACCTTCAGCCCCAACACTGAAATGACCCGCGCCGAGTTCGTTAAAATTCTCGTCGAAAGTTTGGGATACCACGTTTATGCGGTTCAAAGCGCCGCCTTCACCGACCTTCATCCTCAAGATTGGTACTACGCCGTGGTGAGCTTCGCCCGGTCCAAAGGCTTTATCTCGGGTTATTCAGATGGGAGCTTTCATCCCAACGCCCCCATCACTCGGGCAGAAGCAGTGGAATTGCTCATGAATGCCTCGGGCCACTCCAGTGCCGACACCACGAATTTAAACCACCAATTTTACGATGTCACTGCCGAAGATTGGTTTGCCCCCGCCTTGGCCTTAGCCTTAGAAAACGACATTGTTCAAGGATATGGAGACGGAAGTTTTCGCCCAAATAACCCTATTTCCCGAGCCGAAGCTTGCGAAATTTTGGTAAACGCCTTAACCACGGTACTCAATTAA